The DNA segment ATCCCGAATCGACTGCGATATGTAGGGGAAGTTGAAATTCTCCAGGAACTCAAAGCCGAACATCTTGCCGAGCCCTACTGCCATGTCCGAGTAACCCGAGAAATCGAAATAGATCTGCAGCGTGTAGCAGAGGATGCCAAACCAGGCCACCGGCGTTGTCAATTCATTCGACGGGAGGGCAAAGATATCCCGCGCCGGAACAGCGACCACATTCGCCACGACCATCTTCTTCGTCAGCCCGCCGACAAACCGGCGAACGCCTTCCGCGAAGTCTGTGCCCGTCATCACGCGCCTTGCGAGCTGCGGGGCGATGGCACTCCAACGGAGGATCGGCCCCGCTATCATCTGGGGAAAGAAAAAAATGTAGAGCGCAACGTCCGCCGGATTATTTGCTGCTTTCCACTTGCGGCGGTAAATATCAATGACGTAGGAGAGCGCGTGAAACGTAAAAAATGAAACGCCTATAGGCAGAAGCACATGGGGCAGCGGCATCGGGCGGTAATGAAATTTGGAAAGCAGGGAGTTCACGTTGGCAACGGCAAAGTCCGCGTACTTAAAAAACGCCAGGAGACCGATGTTCAGCGCGATGGCCAATGTGACCGCGGTCTTCCTCCGTGCCGGATCGTCGCTCCTTTCCACCCAGAGCCCCAAAAAGTAATTTATCAGCGTCGAAACCAATGCGAGAAAGATGAAGATTGGTTCTCCCCAGGCGTAGAAGATGAGGCTGGACAGGAGCAGCAAGGCATTGCGCGCCTTCAGTTTTGGCACGATCAGAACGAGCGTCAAGACGATCGGCAGAAAGAGAAAAAGAAAAACAGGAGAACTAAAGACCATGGCAAAGACCCGTACCCTTGAAGCGGGTCTGAGGCGAGCCTGAAGGATATGACTTCATTGCTTCGCCGACCTCTGAAGACTGCGAATCGCTTTCTTCAGAATTATTTTAGGCAGTCGCACTTTCGTCTTTACCCTGCTGAACGGTGAAGTAACGAGGCATTTGAGCCCGTGATGGTAGGCGCCGTCGATGTCTCCCCTCTCATAGAGAATTTGAGCGACTTTCCAGTGCCAAAACGAAACGCTCTTATTTATTTCTTTCTGAAATCTAGACCGATAATGGTCGTTCATATGGTTTGCGGCATCGATTGAGTTAACGAGTATCGCCGTATTTTCGAGTCCTGACCAGACTCCCGCTTCGTGAACCCTGTGCGCAGCCAGTATTTCATCCATATAGCAGATCGTTCCATGTTCCGCATTGAGGACATGCAGCGGCCAATCTCCCATGGGCATTGATGAAAACCATTCAGGGAACTCGCCGAATAATCTATTCCGAAAAATAGTCGAGCACGTCGGAATGAAATTGTGGGAAATTATGTCGGACAAGGTGAATATTCGTTTCTTCAATCTTCTTCGGTGAAATGGATGGTTCAACTCCGGCCTCGTATCGTAGACCTCATTTACGTTGTGGAAGCATTCCGAGCACTCCGGATGCGCATCCAGGAAATCGACCTGCCTCTGCAGTTTGTCCGGAGAAGTCCAGTAATCGTCTCCTTCCAGTAAGGCAACGTACTCTCCCTCGCATGCTTTATACGTCGCGATGAAATTCCCGATCATACCGATGTTTTTTTCAGGCAAGAATAATCTGATCTTGTCGGGATGTTTCTTCTGGTAATCAATCGCGATGTTCCGCGTGTTGTCGGTAGAGCAATCCTCGCCGATGACGATCTCATAGTCGAAATTCACTCTCTGCATGAGGACGCTGTTCAGTGCCCCGGCAATGTACGCCTCGTGGTTGTATGTTATCATTAAAACGCTTACCTTCATGTTGATTGCCCGATATCAGGGATTGTCTTAAGAATTTGATTGTCTCCTAATCCCCTCGTAATCTCCTTATGATGCTCAATCACAAATCGAATGATTTCACAAACTCGGCCTATTTCTTCGGGTCCCACGGCCATACCGGTAGGGAGGGAAATTACCCGTTTCACGAGGCGCTCCGTATTGGGAAGCAAAAGCGCGGCTTGGGGAAAGTACGAGCGATAGGGCTCCATCATATGGCAACCGGGATAAAAGTAACGGCGAGCCATGACATTTTCCGCGTGCAGGATCTTCACGAGCTGATCCCGACTGACGCCCGTCAAATCCTCGTCGATTTCGCAGACAATGTACTGGCAGTTGTTTCTCTCTCCTTCGTCATAGGTTATGAGTTTCATACCCGGTAAGCCGGAAAGTTCTCTCGCGTACTGTCGGTAGTTGGACCGGTTAGCCTCTATGAATTCGCCCAGACTATCAAGGCCGGTCAGGCCCATGGCGGCGCATACCTCCGTCATCTTGCCGTTCGTGCCGATATAGACGACAGTATCGTAGCCGGCAAACCCGAAGTTTTTCATGAGTCTGATTTTCTGGGCGAGCTCGTCATTGTTGGTGACGATGGCGCCGCCCTCAAAGGTATTAAAAAATTTGGTGGCATGAAAGCTGAAGACTTCCGCGTCTCCAAAACTTCCGATCATCCGGCCTC comes from the Thermodesulfovibrionales bacterium genome and includes:
- a CDS encoding DegT/DnrJ/EryC1/StrS family aminotransferase, which codes for FIATAHSLQWQEITPVFCDIDSTTHNIDPGSIEKMISPRTTGIIGVHLWGRPCDVEALTRISSQHNLALIFDAAHAFGCSHRGRMIGSFGDAEVFSFHATKFFNTFEGGAIVTNNDELAQKIRLMKNFGFAGYDTVVYIGTNGKMTEVCAAMGLTGLDSLGEFIEANRSNYRQYARELSGLPGMKLITYDEGERNNCQYIVCEIDEDLTGVSRDQLVKILHAENVMARRYFYPGCHMMEPYRSYFPQAALLLPNTERLVKRVISLPTGMAVGPEEIGRVCEIIRFVIEHHKEITRGLGDNQILKTIPDIGQST
- a CDS encoding glycosyltransferase, with translation MKVSVLMITYNHEAYIAGALNSVLMQRVNFDYEIVIGEDCSTDNTRNIAIDYQKKHPDKIRLFLPEKNIGMIGNFIATYKACEGEYVALLEGDDYWTSPDKLQRQVDFLDAHPECSECFHNVNEVYDTRPELNHPFHRRRLKKRIFTLSDIISHNFIPTCSTIFRNRLFGEFPEWFSSMPMGDWPLHVLNAEHGTICYMDEILAAHRVHEAGVWSGLENTAILVNSIDAANHMNDHYRSRFQKEINKSVSFWHWKVAQILYERGDIDGAYHHGLKCLVTSPFSRVKTKVRLPKIILKKAIRSLQRSAKQ
- a CDS encoding MBOAT family O-acyltransferase; translation: MVFSSPVFLFLFLPIVLTLVLIVPKLKARNALLLLSSLIFYAWGEPIFIFLALVSTLINYFLGLWVERSDDPARRKTAVTLAIALNIGLLAFFKYADFAVANVNSLLSKFHYRPMPLPHVLLPIGVSFFTFHALSYVIDIYRRKWKAANNPADVALYIFFFPQMIAGPILRWSAIAPQLARRVMTGTDFAEGVRRFVGGLTKKMVVANVVAVPARDIFALPSNELTTPVAWFGILCYTLQIYFDFSGYSDMAVGLGKMFGFEFLENFNFPYISQSIRDFWRRWHISLSTWFRDYLYIPLGGNRRSELRTYFNLIIVFFLCGLWHGASWPFVIWGLYHGLFLVLERTRFGSLVDKMPRPMRHLYALFVVTLGWVLFRSETLSQAMGFFNAMFGFCSASGATQPLARYVTRQVAWSIGLGILFSAPLWPWIRDRYGRLVEAAPESLQVPVFATGLFLETLLFVALLVISSAWLAGGTYNPFIYYRF